The following are encoded in a window of Saccharothrix longispora genomic DNA:
- a CDS encoding sensor histidine kinase, with amino-acid sequence MPGSPDANAVRLDGLLRQLTDRTAEAVVSQERLHRLLAAVVSLASDLSLPDVLRRIVESSCSLVGARYGALAVVGPNRRLLEFTHGEGHHPAGPHTGGTAFDPSAPGFLGVPVHVRGEVFGNLYLTDKEDGADFTRADREVVVAVAAAAGIAIENARLYEQSRQREVWLRASNEVTNALLTGTPDRDALRLVAVRARLAADGLTAALALPDPQGELVVRVMDGELRGFDVSDEGGPAREVFGTGRAKVLDGLPGTPDRVGPVVVVPLAAGDRVLGVLLVARARDQVGFDAPDVELVESFARQAALILEFTRATGAGRRLAVLEDRDRIARDLHDLVVQRLFGLGLGLQGLNGLVEQPLVAQRLQDFVTEVDQTIREIRRTIFSLQESPAGDSDLRVQLRRVVQDSTRLLGFEPALALDGPVDSVVPDHVRPDLLATLREALANAARHASAKKVQVELSVDRAATWLRLVVRDDGDGLPRGRARHTGGLVNMAARARRWDGSCEVDSPGGRGVTVTWSVPLITA; translated from the coding sequence GTGCCCGGTTCCCCCGACGCCAACGCGGTGCGCTTGGACGGCCTGCTCCGGCAGCTGACCGACCGCACGGCCGAGGCGGTCGTGTCGCAGGAGCGGCTGCACCGGCTGCTCGCCGCGGTCGTGTCGCTGGCCAGCGACCTGTCGCTGCCGGACGTGCTGCGCCGCATCGTCGAGTCGTCGTGCAGCCTCGTCGGCGCCCGCTACGGCGCGCTGGCCGTCGTCGGCCCCAACCGGCGGCTGCTGGAGTTCACCCACGGCGAGGGGCACCACCCCGCCGGGCCGCACACGGGCGGCACCGCGTTCGACCCGTCCGCGCCCGGTTTCCTCGGCGTGCCCGTGCACGTGCGGGGTGAGGTGTTCGGCAACCTGTACCTCACCGACAAGGAGGACGGCGCCGACTTCACCCGCGCCGACCGGGAGGTGGTGGTGGCGGTGGCCGCGGCGGCGGGCATCGCGATCGAGAACGCCCGGCTCTACGAGCAGTCCCGGCAGCGCGAGGTGTGGCTGCGGGCGTCCAACGAGGTGACGAACGCCCTGCTCACCGGCACCCCGGACCGGGATGCGCTGCGGCTGGTCGCGGTGCGCGCCCGGCTCGCCGCCGACGGGCTGACCGCCGCGCTGGCGCTGCCCGACCCGCAGGGCGAGCTGGTCGTGCGGGTGATGGACGGCGAGCTGCGCGGGTTCGACGTGTCCGACGAGGGCGGCCCGGCCCGCGAGGTGTTCGGGACCGGCCGCGCGAAGGTGCTCGACGGGCTGCCCGGCACGCCGGACCGGGTGGGGCCGGTGGTCGTCGTGCCGCTGGCGGCCGGTGATCGGGTGCTCGGCGTGCTGCTCGTGGCGCGGGCCCGCGACCAGGTGGGGTTCGACGCGCCGGACGTGGAGCTGGTCGAGTCGTTCGCCCGGCAGGCCGCGCTGATCCTGGAGTTCACCCGGGCCACCGGCGCGGGGCGGCGGCTGGCGGTGCTGGAGGACCGCGACCGCATCGCCCGCGACCTGCACGACCTCGTCGTGCAGCGCCTGTTCGGCCTGGGCCTGGGGTTGCAGGGCCTCAACGGCCTGGTCGAGCAGCCCCTGGTGGCGCAGCGGTTGCAGGACTTCGTCACCGAGGTCGACCAGACGATCCGGGAGATCCGGCGCACCATCTTCTCGTTGCAGGAGTCGCCCGCGGGCGACTCCGACCTGCGCGTCCAGCTGCGCCGGGTCGTGCAGGACTCGACCCGGCTGCTCGGCTTCGAGCCCGCGCTCGCGCTGGACGGCCCCGTCGACTCGGTCGTGCCCGACCACGTGCGCCCCGACCTGCTCGCCACGCTGCGCGAGGCGCTGGCGAACGCGGCGCGGCACGCGTCGGCGAAGAAGGTCCAGGTCGAGCTGTCGGTGGACCGCGCGGCGACGTGGTTGCGGCTCGTCGTGCGCGACGACGGCGACGGCCTGCCCCGGGGCCGGGCGCGGCACACCGGTGGTCTGGTCAACATGGCGGCGCGGGCCAGGAGGTGGGACGGTTCCTGCGAGGTCGACTCGCCGGGGGGCCGCGGGGTGACGGTGACGTGGTCCGTGCCGCTGATCACGGCGTGA
- a CDS encoding pyridoxamine 5'-phosphate oxidase family protein, translating into MYDAAGLQLLSREECMQLLRTAVIGRLVYTDRALPVVHPVPYVVDGETVVLRVPEGSSTLVARDTIVAFQIDDIAHDLSKGWSVMVVGHVTEVVDEADLARLRELPLAARRHGRPDHYLVVDLEVLTGRRIP; encoded by the coding sequence ATGTACGACGCCGCTGGACTTCAGCTCCTCTCCCGCGAGGAGTGCATGCAGCTGCTGCGGACGGCCGTCATCGGGCGGCTCGTCTACACCGACCGCGCCCTGCCGGTCGTCCACCCCGTGCCGTACGTCGTCGACGGCGAGACCGTCGTGCTCCGCGTTCCCGAGGGCAGTTCCACGCTGGTCGCGCGCGACACGATCGTCGCGTTCCAGATCGACGACATCGCCCACGACCTGTCCAAGGGCTGGTCGGTGATGGTGGTCGGGCACGTCACCGAGGTCGTCGACGAAGCGGACCTGGCGCGCCTGCGCGAACTGCCCCTGGCCGCCCGCCGCCACGGCAGACCCGATCACTACCTGGTCGTGGACCTGGAAGTGCTCACGGGTCGTCGCATCCCGTAG
- the meaB gene encoding methylmalonyl Co-A mutase-associated GTPase MeaB, translated as MARTVDVAGLVDRAREGQPRAVARLISLVEDAGPELRDVAAALAPHCGNARVVGLTGAPGVGKSTCTSALVKAYRERGERVGVLAVDPSSPFSGGALLGDRVRMGEHTTDPGVFIRSMATRGHLGGLSWATPQALRVLDAAGCDVVLVETVGVGQSEVEVVSLADTAVVLLAPGMGDGIQAAKAGVLEIADVFVVNKADRDGADQTARDLKHAISLGRREREGGLWRPPVVKAVASRGEGVHDVVDAVDAHHAWLVERGELARRRVVRAAREVEAIAVERLRSRFGGLRGGADLETLAESVVAGELDPYAAADRLVEGVGA; from the coding sequence GTGGCCCGCACCGTTGACGTGGCAGGACTGGTCGACCGCGCGCGCGAAGGACAACCGCGCGCGGTCGCCAGGCTCATCTCGCTCGTGGAGGACGCCGGCCCGGAGCTGCGCGACGTGGCCGCCGCGCTGGCGCCGCACTGCGGGAACGCGCGGGTCGTCGGGCTGACCGGCGCACCCGGCGTCGGCAAGTCCACCTGCACGTCCGCGCTGGTCAAGGCGTACCGGGAACGCGGCGAACGGGTCGGGGTGCTGGCCGTCGACCCGTCGTCGCCGTTCTCCGGCGGCGCGCTGCTCGGCGACCGGGTGCGGATGGGGGAGCACACCACCGACCCCGGCGTGTTCATCCGGTCCATGGCCACCCGCGGCCACCTCGGCGGCCTGTCCTGGGCCACGCCGCAGGCGTTGCGCGTGCTCGACGCGGCGGGCTGCGACGTGGTGCTCGTGGAGACCGTCGGCGTCGGGCAGTCCGAGGTCGAGGTGGTGTCGCTGGCCGACACCGCGGTCGTGCTCCTCGCGCCCGGCATGGGCGACGGCATCCAGGCCGCGAAGGCGGGCGTGCTGGAGATCGCCGACGTGTTCGTGGTGAACAAGGCCGACCGCGACGGCGCCGACCAGACCGCCCGCGACCTCAAGCACGCGATCTCCCTGGGGCGCCGGGAGCGCGAGGGCGGTCTGTGGCGGCCACCCGTGGTGAAGGCGGTGGCCTCGCGCGGCGAGGGCGTGCACGACGTCGTGGACGCCGTCGACGCCCACCACGCGTGGCTGGTCGAACGAGGTGAGCTGGCCCGGCGGCGCGTGGTGCGCGCGGCGCGGGAGGTCGAGGCCATCGCCGTGGAGCGGCTGCGGTCGCGCTTCGGCGGGCTGCGCGGCGGCGCGGACCTGGAAACCCTGGCCGAGAGCGTCGTGGCGGGTGAGCTGGACCCCTACGCCGCCGCCGACCGGCTCGTCGAGGGAGTGGGGGCGTAG
- a CDS encoding acetyl-CoA C-acetyltransferase yields MSGSVIVAGARTPMGRLLGSLKDFSGAQLGGVAIKAALERAGVAPEQVQYVIMGQVLTAGAGQIPARQAAVNAGIPMTVPALTVNKVCLSGIDAIALADQLIRAGEFDIVVAGGQESMTQAPHLLQKSRGGFKFGDVTMLDHMSHDGLFCAFDQVAMGMSTEKFNARHDLTREEQDAFSARSHRLAAKAAGNGVFDEEIAPVSIPQRKGDPVVFAKDEGVRGDTTAETLAKLRPAFAPDGTITAGSASQISDGAAAVVVMSKAKAEELGLTWLAEIGAHGVVAGPDASLHQQPSNAIRAACAKEGIDPADLDLVEINEAFAAVGIVSMRELGLTEDKVNVNGGAIALGHPIGMSGARIALHLALELKRRGGGVGAAALCGGGGQGDALIVRVPKA; encoded by the coding sequence GTGTCCGGTTCCGTCATCGTCGCCGGGGCCCGTACCCCGATGGGGCGACTGCTCGGATCGTTGAAGGACTTCTCCGGCGCCCAGCTCGGCGGCGTCGCGATCAAGGCAGCGCTGGAGCGGGCGGGGGTCGCGCCCGAGCAGGTCCAGTACGTGATCATGGGGCAGGTGCTGACCGCCGGCGCGGGGCAGATCCCGGCGCGCCAGGCGGCGGTGAACGCCGGCATCCCGATGACCGTGCCCGCGCTGACCGTCAACAAGGTCTGCCTGTCCGGCATCGACGCCATCGCGCTGGCCGACCAGCTGATCCGCGCGGGTGAGTTCGACATCGTCGTCGCGGGCGGTCAGGAGTCCATGACCCAGGCGCCGCACCTGCTGCAGAAGTCGCGCGGCGGGTTCAAGTTCGGTGACGTCACCATGCTCGACCACATGTCCCACGACGGCCTGTTCTGCGCCTTCGACCAGGTCGCGATGGGCATGTCCACGGAGAAGTTCAACGCGCGCCACGACCTGACCCGCGAGGAGCAGGACGCGTTCTCCGCCCGCTCGCACCGGCTGGCCGCGAAGGCCGCCGGGAACGGCGTGTTCGACGAGGAGATCGCCCCCGTCTCCATCCCGCAGCGCAAGGGCGACCCGGTCGTGTTCGCCAAGGACGAGGGCGTGCGCGGCGACACCACGGCGGAGACGCTGGCCAAGCTGCGCCCGGCGTTCGCCCCCGACGGCACCATCACGGCGGGCTCGGCGTCGCAGATCTCCGACGGCGCGGCGGCCGTGGTCGTGATGAGCAAGGCCAAGGCAGAGGAGCTGGGCCTGACCTGGCTCGCCGAGATCGGCGCGCACGGCGTGGTGGCCGGCCCGGACGCGAGCCTGCACCAGCAGCCGTCGAACGCGATCAGGGCCGCGTGCGCCAAGGAGGGCATCGACCCGGCCGACCTGGACCTGGTCGAGATCAACGAGGCGTTCGCCGCGGTCGGCATCGTCTCCATGCGCGAACTCGGCCTGACCGAGGACAAGGTCAACGTCAACGGCGGCGCGATCGCGCTGGGCCACCCGATCGGCATGTCCGGCGCCCGCATCGCGCTGCACCTCGCGCTGGAGCTGAAGCGCCGCGGCGGCGGCGTGGGCGCGGCGGCGCTGTGCGGCGGCGGCGGGCAGGGCGACGCGCTGATCGTGCGCGTGCCCAAGGCCTGA
- the mce gene encoding methylmalonyl-CoA epimerase, with amino-acid sequence MEELRGFVTAIDHVGIAVPDLDTAIAFHREHFGLEVAHEEVNEEQGVREAMLRAPGDDGGGTAVQLLAPLTPESTIAKFIGRSGPGLQQLAYRVSDVDAAADALRARGLRLLYEGARRGTSDSRVNFVHPKDAGGVLVELVEPAPGH; translated from the coding sequence ATGGAAGAACTCCGCGGCTTCGTCACCGCCATCGACCACGTGGGCATCGCCGTGCCCGACCTCGACACCGCGATCGCGTTCCACCGCGAGCACTTCGGCCTGGAGGTCGCGCACGAGGAGGTCAACGAGGAGCAGGGCGTGCGCGAGGCCATGCTGCGCGCCCCCGGCGACGACGGCGGCGGCACCGCCGTGCAGCTGCTCGCGCCGCTGACCCCCGAGTCGACGATCGCGAAGTTCATCGGCCGGTCCGGCCCCGGACTCCAGCAACTGGCCTACCGGGTGTCCGATGTGGACGCCGCGGCGGACGCGCTGCGCGCCCGGGGCCTGCGCCTGCTGTACGAGGGGGCGCGGCGCGGCACGTCCGACAGCCGGGTCAACTTCGTGCACCCCAAGGACGCGGGCGGCGTGCTCGTGGAGCTGGTCGAACCCGCCCCCGGTCACTGA
- the ccrA gene encoding crotonyl-CoA carboxylase/reductase, with product MQKILDAILADETDAIGSLDVPETYRGVTVHADEAGMFEGLATKDKDPRRSLHVDEVRTPELGPGEALVAVMASAINYNTVWTSIFEPVSTFSFLKKYGGRHDQPFHVVGSDLAGVVLRTGPGVNAWKPGDRVVAHCLDVQLEHPDGHGDTMLDPEQRIWGFETNYGGLAEIALVKANQLMPMPAHLTWEEAASPGLVNSTAYRQLVSTNGANMKQGDTVLIWGASGGLGSYATQFALNGGATPVCVVSSPEKAELCRRMGAELIIDRSAEGYRFWKDEHEQDPREWKRLGAKIRELTGGDDPDIVFEHPGRETFGASVYVAKRGGTIVTCASTSGFLHQYDNRYLWMHLKRIIGSHFANYREAWEANRLVAKGKIHPTLSKVYSLEDTGQAAHDVHRNTHQGKVGVLALAPEEGLGVRDHEMRAAHLSGINRFRGV from the coding sequence GTGCAGAAGATCCTCGACGCGATCCTGGCCGACGAAACGGACGCGATCGGATCGCTCGACGTACCGGAGACCTACCGAGGTGTGACGGTGCACGCCGACGAGGCGGGCATGTTCGAGGGCCTCGCCACCAAGGACAAGGACCCGCGCCGGTCGCTGCACGTCGACGAGGTGCGCACGCCGGAACTGGGTCCGGGCGAGGCACTGGTGGCCGTGATGGCCAGCGCGATCAACTACAACACCGTGTGGACCTCGATCTTCGAGCCGGTGTCGACCTTCTCGTTCCTGAAGAAGTACGGCGGCCGCCACGACCAGCCGTTCCACGTCGTCGGCTCCGACCTGGCGGGCGTCGTGCTGCGCACCGGCCCGGGCGTCAACGCCTGGAAGCCCGGTGACCGGGTGGTCGCGCACTGCCTCGACGTGCAGCTGGAGCACCCGGACGGCCACGGCGACACCATGCTCGACCCGGAGCAGCGCATCTGGGGCTTCGAGACGAACTACGGCGGCCTCGCCGAGATCGCCCTGGTCAAGGCCAACCAGCTGATGCCGATGCCCGCCCACCTCACGTGGGAGGAGGCGGCGTCGCCCGGTCTGGTGAACTCCACCGCCTACCGGCAGCTCGTGTCGACGAACGGCGCGAACATGAAGCAGGGCGACACCGTCCTGATCTGGGGCGCCTCCGGCGGCCTCGGCTCCTACGCCACGCAGTTCGCGCTGAACGGCGGGGCGACCCCGGTGTGCGTCGTGTCGTCCCCGGAGAAGGCGGAGCTCTGCCGGCGGATGGGTGCCGAGCTGATCATCGACCGCAGCGCGGAGGGCTACCGGTTCTGGAAGGACGAGCACGAGCAGGACCCGCGCGAGTGGAAGCGGCTCGGCGCGAAGATCCGCGAGCTGACCGGCGGCGACGACCCGGACATCGTGTTCGAGCACCCCGGCCGGGAGACGTTCGGCGCGTCCGTCTACGTCGCCAAGCGCGGCGGGACCATCGTGACCTGCGCCTCGACCAGCGGCTTCCTGCACCAGTACGACAACCGCTACCTGTGGATGCACCTCAAGCGGATCATCGGCTCCCACTTCGCGAACTACCGCGAGGCGTGGGAGGCCAACCGGTTGGTCGCCAAGGGGAAGATCCACCCGACACTGTCCAAGGTGTACTCGTTGGAGGACACCGGGCAGGCCGCGCACGACGTGCACCGCAACACCCACCAGGGCAAGGTCGGCGTGCTGGCGCTGGCCCCCGAGGAGGGCCTGGGCGTCCGCGACCACGAGATGCGGGCGGCGCACCTGTCCGGGATCAACCGATTCCGGGGCGTCTAA
- a CDS encoding chromosome segregation protein encodes MGLADDRDLVPLGSGFDIVKRGYDRAQVEDHLERLDSDLRLLAADRDAAVSQTNDLARQLEAARSEVGELRGQVERLSLPPTTLEGLSERLQRMLRLAQDEANEIKARAEAEGGHIRAKAEADAAALRARYEKLIADQEQRRAAMEAEHRGVLEKARAEAEKIVGDAREAAAALDAESLRRRTTVEEDFEIAMAARRVESMKTLAETEAASKGEADRRVREASEEAARVRAQVAQEQAASTAEAQRLVREATEEANRRRHDSISEATARVQEATDEANRRVREATEESNRRVTQATQKVEALRQLRNRLSQQLHSVRTALHDVTPLLDPLEEEKPQAVAPAPAPVAAGPVAAGPVAAGPAPAPVAAAPVAAEEPKPAGGASPAPAPGAKPGPDGPTQKIARPTPKAQAGKR; translated from the coding sequence ATGGGCCTCGCCGACGACCGTGACCTTGTCCCCCTGGGCTCCGGCTTCGACATCGTCAAGCGCGGGTACGACCGCGCCCAGGTCGAGGACCACCTGGAACGACTGGACTCCGACCTGCGCCTGCTCGCGGCCGACCGCGACGCGGCGGTGTCGCAGACCAACGACCTCGCCCGCCAGTTGGAGGCGGCCCGTTCGGAGGTCGGCGAACTGCGCGGCCAGGTCGAGCGGTTGTCGCTGCCGCCGACCACGCTGGAGGGCCTGAGCGAGCGGTTGCAGCGGATGCTGCGCCTCGCCCAGGACGAGGCCAACGAGATCAAGGCGCGCGCCGAGGCCGAGGGCGGCCACATCCGCGCCAAGGCGGAGGCCGACGCGGCGGCCCTGCGCGCCCGGTACGAGAAGCTGATCGCGGACCAGGAGCAGCGCCGCGCCGCGATGGAGGCCGAGCACCGGGGCGTCCTGGAGAAGGCCCGCGCCGAGGCCGAGAAGATCGTGGGCGACGCCCGCGAGGCGGCGGCCGCGCTCGACGCGGAGTCGCTCCGGCGCCGGACCACGGTCGAGGAGGACTTCGAGATCGCGATGGCCGCGCGCCGGGTCGAGTCGATGAAGACCCTGGCCGAGACCGAGGCGGCGTCGAAGGGCGAGGCGGACCGGCGGGTGCGCGAGGCCTCCGAGGAGGCGGCCCGCGTGCGCGCCCAGGTCGCCCAGGAGCAGGCGGCGTCGACCGCCGAGGCGCAGCGGCTGGTGCGGGAGGCCACCGAGGAGGCCAACCGGCGCCGCCACGACTCGATCAGCGAGGCGACCGCGCGCGTCCAGGAGGCGACCGACGAGGCCAACCGCCGCGTCCGGGAGGCCACCGAGGAGTCGAACCGGCGCGTCACCCAGGCCACCCAGAAGGTCGAGGCGCTCCGCCAGCTGCGCAACCGGCTGTCGCAGCAGCTGCACTCGGTCCGCACCGCCCTGCACGACGTGACGCCGCTGCTGGACCCGCTGGAGGAGGAGAAGCCGCAGGCCGTGGCCCCGGCTCCCGCTCCGGTCGCCGCTGGTCCGGTCGCCGCTGGTCCGGTCGCCGCTGGTCCCGCGCCCGCTCCGGTGGCCGCCGCTCCGGTGGCCGCGGAAGAGCCGAAGCCCGCGGGTGGCGCGTCACCGGCCCCTGCGCCCGGCGCGAAGCCCGGCCCGGACGGCCCGACCCAGAAGATCGCCCGGCCGACCCCGAAGGCCCAGGCCGGCAAGCGCTAG
- a CDS encoding alpha/beta fold hydrolase has product MDSLPLVLLHAFPLDSRMWDGVRDQLKPVTIDQRGGDRSPDLVVIAEDVLAELDRLGVERAVVGGCSMGGYVAMALLRRAPERVAGLVLADTRAGADTDEARANRLAMAERVEAEGVGWVPDAVVPGLLGPHPDDAVVERVRELVLARDPAEVAWAQRAMAARPDSTGLLAEVDVPALVLVGEHDRLTPPATAREMAAVLRRVDCVELPGAGHLTPLEAPEAFAAAVVAWRQRVDL; this is encoded by the coding sequence GTGGATTCCCTCCCCCTGGTGCTGCTGCACGCCTTCCCGCTCGACTCACGGATGTGGGACGGGGTGCGTGACCAGCTGAAACCCGTCACGATCGACCAACGCGGCGGCGACCGTTCACCCGATCTGGTGGTCATCGCGGAGGACGTGCTGGCCGAACTGGACCGGCTCGGCGTCGAGCGCGCCGTGGTCGGCGGCTGCTCCATGGGCGGCTACGTGGCGATGGCCCTGCTGCGGCGCGCGCCCGAGCGGGTCGCGGGGCTCGTGCTGGCCGACACGCGGGCCGGCGCGGACACCGACGAGGCCAGGGCGAACCGGCTGGCGATGGCCGAGCGGGTGGAGGCCGAGGGCGTCGGCTGGGTGCCCGACGCGGTGGTCCCCGGGCTCCTCGGCCCCCACCCGGACGACGCCGTGGTCGAGCGGGTGCGGGAGCTGGTGCTGGCCCGCGACCCGGCCGAGGTGGCGTGGGCGCAGCGGGCCATGGCCGCGCGACCGGACTCGACGGGGCTGCTCGCGGAGGTCGACGTGCCGGCCCTGGTGCTGGTGGGGGAGCACGACCGGCTCACGCCGCCCGCGACCGCCCGCGAGATGGCGGCGGTGCTGCGGCGGGTGGACTGCGTGGAGCTGCCCGGCGCGGGTCACCTGACGCCCCTGGAGGCCCCGGAGGCGTTCGCGGCGGCCGTGGTGGCGTGGCGGCAGCGCGTCGACCTGTGA
- a CDS encoding GNAT family N-acetyltransferase, giving the protein MTSNPELIRTDRLLLRRVGPGDVRSAIAVLSDPGTNRFNPAGSPSAEQAAAMLVEWQAHWARDGIGYWAVELPETGEVIGFGGLRHHELDGEPALNLFYRFRPRHWGRGYAPEMARAAVEWAGPARPDRPVVIITDPDNKPSQRVAEKLGFAHVGDSRTVEGPVLVWRRQEATMVT; this is encoded by the coding sequence ATGACCTCGAACCCGGAGCTGATCCGCACCGACCGCCTGCTGCTCAGGCGCGTCGGGCCGGGTGACGTGCGCTCCGCGATCGCCGTGCTGTCCGATCCGGGGACGAACCGCTTCAACCCGGCCGGCTCGCCGTCCGCGGAGCAGGCGGCGGCGATGCTGGTGGAGTGGCAGGCCCACTGGGCGCGCGACGGCATCGGGTACTGGGCGGTGGAGCTGCCGGAGACGGGGGAGGTCATCGGCTTCGGCGGGCTGCGCCACCACGAGCTGGACGGGGAACCGGCGCTCAACCTGTTCTACCGGTTCCGCCCCCGGCACTGGGGCCGGGGCTATGCACCCGAGATGGCACGCGCGGCCGTCGAGTGGGCGGGCCCCGCCAGGCCGGACCGTCCGGTGGTGATCATCACCGACCCCGACAACAAGCCCTCCCAGCGCGTCGCGGAGAAGCTGGGCTTCGCGCACGTGGGCGACAGCAGGACCGTCGAGGGGCCGGTGCTGGTCTGGCGGCGTCAGGAGGCCACGATGGTCACCTGA
- a CDS encoding alpha/beta hydrolase, producing MDEVPIKANTVLPARREAVTLRTEDGLSLVGELSLPAARDPRATLVLLHPLPTRGGMMDSHLLRKAAWRLPALADLAVLRFNTRGTASEAGRSEGAFDHAVGERLDVAAALAFTAERGLPSVWLVGWSFGTDLTLMHGCDPRVEGAVLISPPLRWSEAEHLRVWARSDKPVVCLVPEHDTFLPPERARRRFGAGIPTADVIVFPGAGHLMVGQADEVLDAIVAAAVPEVPTPLPRTWSGPHEQRQVTIVAS from the coding sequence GTGGACGAGGTGCCGATCAAGGCCAACACCGTGCTGCCCGCCCGGCGCGAGGCGGTGACGCTGCGGACCGAGGACGGCCTGTCACTGGTCGGCGAGCTGTCCCTGCCCGCCGCGCGCGACCCCCGCGCCACGCTCGTGCTCCTGCACCCGCTGCCGACGCGCGGCGGGATGATGGACTCCCACCTCCTGCGCAAGGCCGCGTGGCGGCTGCCCGCCCTGGCCGACCTCGCGGTGCTGAGGTTCAACACGCGTGGGACGGCCAGCGAGGCCGGGCGCAGCGAGGGCGCGTTCGACCACGCCGTGGGCGAGCGGCTGGACGTCGCCGCCGCACTGGCGTTCACGGCCGAGCGCGGACTGCCCTCCGTGTGGCTGGTCGGCTGGTCGTTCGGCACCGACCTCACCCTCATGCACGGGTGCGACCCGCGCGTCGAGGGTGCGGTGCTGATCTCCCCGCCGCTGCGGTGGAGCGAGGCCGAACACCTGCGGGTGTGGGCGCGCTCGGACAAGCCGGTGGTGTGCCTGGTGCCCGAGCACGACACCTTCCTCCCACCGGAACGGGCCAGGCGGCGGTTCGGCGCGGGCATCCCGACCGCGGACGTGATCGTCTTCCCCGGGGCCGGGCACCTCATGGTCGGGCAGGCCGACGAGGTGCTCGACGCGATCGTCGCCGCGGCCGTGCCCGAGGTGCCCACGCCGTTGCCGCGCACCTGGTCCGGCCCTCACGAGCAGCGTCAGGTGACCATCGTGGCCTCCTGA
- a CDS encoding FmdB family zinc ribbon protein, with the protein MPTYEFRCKACGSTFDVKRSMSESDAPAPCPHGHDDTVKLLSVVGLGGKSGAPAGGGGGGGGCCGGGCCG; encoded by the coding sequence GTGCCCACCTACGAGTTCCGCTGCAAGGCGTGCGGGTCGACCTTCGACGTGAAGCGCTCGATGAGCGAGTCCGACGCCCCCGCTCCGTGCCCGCACGGCCACGACGACACCGTGAAGCTGCTGTCCGTGGTCGGCCTGGGCGGCAAGTCCGGCGCCCCGGCCGGCGGCGGGGGCGGGGGCGGGGGCTGTTGCGGGGGCGGCTGCTGCGGCTGA
- a CDS encoding DUF3558 family protein, whose product MRRVVISLLVAVLGLTGACAYTVNGTPVSEQVLDIDPPFTSGTEPTPTDDDDPSSTSDPDTGSVGDICALIGWKDLPYEVEDKNAKPTETGYDSTFDQSCKWQTSVGSLDVGVTLRFREGRTITLEQNNGEFQVGDRKVTYFDRTTDTTVQPSCVLVMDYAGGGIGIIVIDGTARFGGICDQGRKVAEALLEKEPNG is encoded by the coding sequence ATGCGGCGTGTGGTGATCTCGCTCCTGGTGGCGGTGCTCGGCCTGACGGGCGCCTGTGCGTACACGGTCAACGGCACCCCGGTGTCCGAGCAGGTGCTCGACATCGACCCGCCGTTCACCTCGGGAACGGAGCCCACACCGACGGACGACGACGACCCGTCGTCCACCTCCGACCCGGACACCGGGTCGGTCGGTGACATCTGCGCGCTGATCGGCTGGAAGGACCTGCCGTACGAGGTCGAGGACAAGAACGCCAAGCCGACCGAGACCGGTTACGACTCGACGTTCGACCAGTCCTGCAAGTGGCAGACGTCGGTCGGCTCGCTCGACGTGGGCGTCACCCTGCGCTTCCGCGAGGGCAGGACGATCACGCTGGAGCAGAACAACGGCGAGTTCCAGGTGGGCGACCGCAAGGTCACCTACTTCGACCGGACCACGGACACCACCGTGCAGCCGTCGTGCGTGCTGGTGATGGACTACGCGGGCGGCGGCATCGGCATCATCGTGATCGACGGCACCGCCCGCTTCGGCGGGATCTGCGACCAGGGCAGGAAGGTCGCCGAGGCGCTGCTGGAGAAGGAGCCGAACGGCTGA